Genomic DNA from Echeneis naucrates chromosome 14, fEcheNa1.1, whole genome shotgun sequence:
CATTCCTGTCTCGGAGGGAAAATGATCTGCAGCCTGAGTATGTCATGCTGCTGTAATTTCACATATTACACATCAAATTCATTCAGTTTCATGCAAATGTCAGCTTCAGGAATTAAGTCTATGTTGAAaattaggtttttgttttccctgGCAGAACCAAAGCGTAAGAAGAAGTATGCATGAAAGTGGAAATAACCTGAAGGCTTTTTGGTGACAAACTACagattctttttttgtgtgagattgaccacaatttaaaatatgaaaaccaaCTTCAATATTTAAACTATTTCtaaaattgtctttttcttgtCAAGGACTGAACTGCATTATTTTCATACCAACTCTGTCATAGTTCATGTTTTCAATTGCATTAAAGTACTTTCCAAAACTCAGAAATAggacatttttcacttttattttatgtacAACACAAACTTGcaaatcacaatttaaaaacatttaaactattattgtagctttaaaaaaaaaacaaacaaatcatacATGAAGCCCATTCACACAAATAGAAATCACTGCACAAGTTGACAAATGGCTCACAACATTTCTCATGTTGCACATTTCTCAGCAAAAACTTTGGCAAACTGAGTTGAGAAACATTCAGTTCGGTGTCATTAATATAGATAAAATTCTAAGCAAACTCCTAAATACATTTGTCCtggtacataaataaaaaaatgagagaaTGGTGGCAAACTGCTTCTTAGGTGCCAGATGATGAATCATGGAGTTACCTTACACAGTAATGAATTGCTCAAAAGTTGTCATTGCCATGACTCGATGCATTCAAACTATTTTCCTAACACGTGAGATATCCAAATGCACCAAACATGTTCTACATTCCAATTTGTACAATATTGTGGTGTTTCACCTCAACTTTAGCTTAGTGCTTTACAGGTGTTAACTAAGGGGATATTACATCAATACATCACTAAGACCAGAGTGGAGTTCCAAACAGGGCATGGCCAATGAGTTTAGAAGTAAACAgttatttaaaactttaatacatttgttaaaataaatttacaGTAACATATGGTAGCACAggagaaacttaaaaaaaaaacaaacaggtacTGAACATCTCCTGGGATACATCTTCTCAATGTTTCGATCTCCATATAAGACTAGCACGAATGCCAAAGTGTTTCTTCAGCCTCTAACATTGAGCTCAGTCTTGTTCACACATATTCCTTGCTGCTTGGAGGTCTAGACATGGGATACTTCGGTGAAGGTTTGCCTCTTGGGCAGGATGCTGCTAGCATGGCACCTCCCACTACAGACAAAAACGCTCCGGCCCAGGCAATGAAGATGGCAGACCCAAACTCATAcctagaaaaaaatatttacagtcaaTAAAAAGGATAAACAACCATGTGCAATAAACTTGCagcaccaacaacaaaacaagcacgCTCAAACATATGTATTCCTGTGTGCTTACTTGGTATTGACAGGGGTGAAGGGGTTGTAGAAGGCCTGGATTATGTCGTGAGCGTACCAAGAGCAGGCAACAATAGAACACAAAGCTGCAAGACAGTAAAGAAAATcccaaatgtcaaactgtccAAAATGCTGGGggaagaaacagcagcaacacacccaaaaaaaaaaaaaaaaaaggcaaaaagctTACCTCCAATCAGGATGATAATGCCTCCAGTCATGGCAATCCGGGACTTTCGCGTTTTGTCATCCCCTCCACAGTTGGTGCACTTCATTCCCATGCAGGCAACACCCAGACCAGCGACAACAACAATGATGCTCACAATCATGAGGGCGCGGGTTGCCTGGAGGGCACCTGGATAAGGACAGTATAAGGTAGATCCAACAGTTATAGTAAAGTTGGTACATTGTGACATTAATGTGACAAGTGctaacatgtaaaaaaaaaaagaaaagaaaaaaaatctggagtGAAATATTTCTGGTCTGTGACGATGACAATATTGAAAGCCTATACTGATTTTTACAGTTACTTTTGTGTGCTTAAAAATCCCCATTAGGAATAAAACTGCATTAACAAACAAACTACTTTCTGTCTCTTGTGGCTCATTGCCGCTCCCACTAACAATGCAACACGCAAACTGGCTCTAACCAGAAGAGCAAGCAAACTCTGCtgggaggaaagggagggagggctgGGGGAGTAGGTGTGCGAGTTTGTATGCACGCAAGTCAGAAACAGGTCTAACCAGGTTTCAAGTTTCATTCTGAGAAGACACTCCCAATTTCAGCAGGTGGACATTTCACTAAATAAATTTCCTGTCcaaaaaataaaccacagacTCTCTAGAATGTGAAGAAATGTACAATCTAACTGACTTGATTTTCTGCATTCTAATCTCCTAAGCTTTAGGCATGTTGTTCACCAGGTACTTTTGAATAATGAGGCTTTATTTGTGCACTTGTTCTTTATCTTACCAAAGCTTTaatcaaacaatttttttattaacaatggtttgtgttcatatttgaaGAGGTGATAAGACACATGGTGCTGCAGATATTCTATCAAATATTTTGATAAGTCACGATAAGTCACGTacacagaaaagaaattttTCTGTGTACGAACCAATTCAGGTGCATtgacaccaaaaacacaaagagggacTTGGCATATGAAACTGTGATGGCTGTTTGTGCCTGAGAACAGTCGCCCAGTCAGCTAAATACAGAATCCAACTGTCTTGCTACCATTGGCCCATTTAGCCACCGTTTTATGATCGCAGCTCAGAAGAGGGGAGTAATAAATACAAAAGCTCGGCCTCATAACCTCAGACCAATGTTCCAACTTCCTGATTTTActtcagatttttcattttttgcttgtgcataagagagaaaaaaaaaaatctataaatagCAGGTTCCTTTTCCATTAGTTATTGCATCTGAACCAGCTAACTGCCACATACCATAAAAGGAATCTGTTTGAAGGCTTTCTTATACGCAGTGCTCAGACTTTTGGcgaaataaatgaatgaatgtaataCTGAAGAGTTGATGTGATGGCCTACAGGCTCcagtcagagctgctggtgGATCTGTTGACTAAATAGCGGCCTATGCAGGTGtttcacctctgtgtgtgtgtgtgtgtgtggcgcaTACGGAACAATGGGCATCGGGTAATCATTGCCCAGGGCTTACAAGTACACAAGTATCACACACATTCCCGTCTATTCAAGGGGAAAGATTtacttatatttattttacgGAACATAAAATAACAGACTGATCTCTGTTTCACAGTCGAAGCGAGGCCCGACGGTGTGTCTTCAACAGGAATGACAGCACTGGCGGAATTAAAGGGTTGATGAGTTACCAAACCGGTCAGACCAGCTCTGAGGCCTCATAACAGAGCAAAGTGGCTTTGGAGTTTGTCACATCACGTTAACTACACATTTCTTTAAAACCTCCtgataaatgtgtttatgcTACCACACAAATGAGATTACTGCTCAAAGCAACATTTAACGCTTTAAGTTTAATAGACTAAGATCTGTCCAAAAATagcaaaaagaacaaaaaaaaaaagtgacctcCAGCAGACGACGCTTCTTGCGGCTGCTGTATGGCGGGACTTACTGTTGAGCTGCAGGATGGAGTCGTAGACTTTGCACTGGATCTGCCCGGTGCTCTGGAAGGCGCAGGACATCCACAGGCCTTCATACATGGCCACCGCTGTGATGATGTTGTCCCCGACATAAGCAGACATCTTCCACTGGGGCATAATGGTGCCGACCACCAGGCCAATCACTCCCAGGAGAGCCAGAGCGAAGCCCAAAATCTGCAGCCCGGAGTTGGCCATCtcctcgtcttcttcttcttcctctggatTGAGAATAAATAAAGACGACTTCCAACTGCTCTGAAGGTGAAACTCCCAAATTACCAACTTTCCTCTCGCAAACTTCGCTTTACCGCCAAAAACCCCCTCACTAATCACCTCTGTCCGTTTGCTCCGACTATTATTCCGTTAATTCAAGCAGCTTCTCGCGCTCACTCGGTTTTATAAAGTTATCGGGTGTCCTCGCGCACCTGTTCCTCAGCCACACCTTTAATGGGAAGAAGACACGGGGACGAGCTTCCTTGGGCGGTTTCTGTCACAGGTGGGCGGGGACGCGCACGCAGTATCGACTCTTCGAACGTAgcggggcaaaaaaaaaaaaaaaacccacctgaAGTTTCGTGACGTAAGTGCTTCCGGTAACAGACCAATCCGCTGATAGGCTCCGCAGGTAAAGGTAGATACCGCTGGATGCTCAGATATGAGAAACCATCAGCTACCAAAACAGACGGTGACTCATTTGGTGAAtcactaacaaacacacaaacatgtgaaacTCTTGTTGTTTTGATACATACAGCATAACTACATCGCTGGAttgattttgtttgtatgtgggTAAAGAATATGTTGATGATTCACTGTTGCagacaaaaaatggaaaagaatcAAAATGTACTGCTTTATCATATACCAATATATCATGCAATATCCatataatgttttaaatatataatttcatCACTTCAAAGTAGGCACTTTCATTAGTAATCTACTGTAAACACAACCAGCCAGAAATCACAGGACGCAGCTAAACCACGAGGCACTTGGCAACACTGCCATATAAAGTATTACAATGAGCATTGATGTATTTTGGTGGCTGATGAATTAAGACAGTCAGAATAAAGCAAAAACCACCTTCTACTCATACAAAAGCCAAGTTTCTCATAATCCAATTATTTGCGGGACACATATTTTCATAACTATGTAATGAACCAACATTGTATTGTATCAAACATTTGTTTCGTGTtaattccttaaaaaaaacatttaaagattaCACTGTATTACCAGTGTTCTTGACGTCTGTTCACTTACAACCCATTGTTGTTTGAAAAAGTATTTAAGATAATGACACATTCtgtcacaaaataatttttgttgttatcaattttacattcattgtgtgtgtgtgtgtgtgaaacagttgTGATTAATTTAACCAAAGGATATTTTAAATGATCAGTGCTCCAACAGCAGCATGTGCCTTATCTGCCTCGGATGAAACCCTCCACTCTGTCATGGACAAGGTACAAACCAGGAAACTTAGTAAACTGAAACATGAACGGCTCACAGACTTTGACTCACACTTCAGAAACTTCAAGATCGTCctgattaatgaatgaaacGACACGTCACATATGAATCCTTGTCATATACAGCAAACAGTACATTCAATTAATAGTAATTACACAAGGTATACTGTAGAGTTTAACAAAGCATGCTATCACCATAAGGTGTGGTAAGCAGTGATATGCTGATCAAGAGACATGATGGTTCTGttgctgtaaaaatgacaaTGTCTTTCCTATAAATAACAATTTCTATGTTTTGCCTTGAGTTTTGTAGCttgtatttggattttttttggtttttctggcTTTACATATAACTTATTATGTGATCTTACATGGggcaaattaaaatacattttaattaccTCTCCTTATGAAGAAGTTTAACCTCAAATATGGTTATATCTTCATCCAAGTTCCAATTATGAGCAAATGTAATCTATATtaagcctggggcctttctgtgcggagtttgcatgttctccgtgtgcctgtgtgggtttcctccaggtactccagtttcttccTACGATCCATAGACATCatgtaaattgtctgtaggtctgagtgttagtgtgagtggttgttggtctctgtctgtctctttgtgttggccctgtgatggattgggtGACCTACCCAGAGTGTACCCctccctcgcccagtgtgaggtgggattggctctaggtgcccctgtgacctggaaatgagtaaacagtagaagattaatgaatggatgaataatCTGTATTAGTTATCAACGTATAAATCATTCCATTATTCTTGTCAGTATTAAACACATTCAAGCAATCTTTCTGTATCAACAAAAGTTTAATTGGGTCAGGGATAATCAAATCTGTCTCCATTCAATATCTGCTGATGAAAACCACTACTGCCCAAAAAAGACATCACAGAAAACTTATGTCTAAGAATTGTTGGACACATGAAGACAATATGCAACAAAATAATCGGAAAGAGTTTAAATGTTCATCAgagtcagaatcagaaataagAACCAGTGAATAGCAGAATTAGCACAAAGGAAActtggaaaagagaaaaagtttcaTGTGTAAAACATGAAGTGAAagtcaacatgaaaacatgagcCCAGATTTGAAGTGCTGTGAAGAGAGAGTGCCATGATTAGATCAAATCTGATCCAGATTGACTTCATACTGGCAAAAATCCATCTTTTGGCGTTTATAGAGATGCTGTGGATTGATGCACAGAGAAGCATGCACACCTGTTATGTGAAAATATGTCTGAGAGCTGGTCCAAACAGCAGCAATGGGAAGTACTTGTTTTAGCTTTCTTCTGCCATTGGATGTTAGTCCAGTTATTGAAACCAAGGGGTCCACTGTTCCGCCATGTGGAAGGTTATAATATCATGTGTAATATTAGGGGATGGTGTGGttgtctgcttttttctttttctttttactcagATAAACATCAGC
This window encodes:
- the cldn7b gene encoding claudin-7-B isoform X2; translation: MANSGLQILGFALALLGVIGLVVGTIMPQWKMSAYVGDNIITAVAMYEGLWMSCAFQSTGQIQCKVYDSILQLNSALQATRALMIVSIIVVVAGLGVACMGMKCTNCGGDDKTRKSRIAMTGGIIILIGALCSIVACSWYAHDIIQAFYNPFTPVNTKYEFGSAIFIAWAGAFLSVVGGAMLAASCPRGKPSPKYPMSRPPSSKEYV
- the cldn7b gene encoding claudin-7-B isoform X1 yields the protein MANSGLQILGFALALLGVIGLVVGTIMPQWKMSAYVGDNIITAVAMYEGLWMSCAFQSTGQIQCKVYDSILQLNSALQATRALMIVSIIVVVAGLGVACMGMKCTNCGGDDKTRKSRIAMTGGIIILIGGKLFAFFFFFFGSLCSIVACSWYAHDIIQAFYNPFTPVNTKYEFGSAIFIAWAGAFLSVVGGAMLAASCPRGKPSPKYPMSRPPSSKEYV